GCCGAAACATGCGAGAACGAGAGGGAAGATGAGGCAGCCGCAGATCAAGACTCGACGAAGAGCGAACGCAAAGAGAAGAACGAAAAAGCACCGCAAGCGCCtgggcacaacaacaaccacggcGAATATCGAGCAGAGGTTGAAATGTTAAAATTGCAAGtcgagctgctgaagctgcagagcgagagggagaaggaagggagaggagagaacacaaCACCAGCCGCCAACAATGACGCTAGCGTCATGTTGCTAAATGCCGCCAAAGACATGTTGCCAACATATCATGGCAACATTTCTGGAAACAACGATGACGTCACAACTTGGATCGCGCAGTTTAAGGCCATCGCAAAAGTGAACAAACTGAAGGATGAGAAGCTACTAATGCTGCTAATGTCGAAGCTTAAGAACAAAGCATTGGTGTGGCTGCATTCGAGTCCGGAGCACATGTCGTTGCCAATCGATCAGTTGTTGAACGTCATGGAAGACACTTTCCATCCCAAGGAAAGCAAACTGTTGCTCCGTCGCAAGTTCGAGTCCCGTTCATGGGCACGTCAACGCCAAAGTGTCGCTGGCATCCCGCATAGTCATTGACGACGAGGAGTTTATTGACGGAGTCATCGAAGGTATCCCAGACGTAGGCCTGCGTAGGCAAGCCCACATGCAGTGCTTTGGTGCTCCACATCAACTACTCAAGGCGTTCGAGAAGATCATGCTGCCAAAGAAGTACGGTTCAACTGAAGGGGCAAACACTGGAGCCTCGCCAACACCCATTCGCTGCTACAACTGCAACTCTTTGGGCCACGTGGCAGGGGAGTGCCGCAAGCCCAAGCGCGAAAGAGGCGCGTGCTACGGATGCGGCAGCATGAGTCACCAGGTGTCACACTGTGACGAAAATAAGTACAAGGTACATAACGAttacatatacaaatttaatatatacattAGCAATTACAATAACAAATGCTTGTCCTTAGATTGCCTCATCGACTCAGGGAGCCCAATAAGTTTTATAAAGTTATCATGTCTAGAGCACCAGTCGGAAAACAATCTAAATAAAGTGGAAGAGTGCTCACGATTAAGTTCGAATGAAATCAAAGAAGATGATTTAAGTTTATATAAGTTTAacaaagacaagaaaaacagagaaattgaatttattttgaataaaaatgcgGATTACGCTTATGTTGGACTAAACAATAGCAAACTTAACATATTTGGTAAAATACCCagttttgtaattattaacaaaaatcgaatcaaCTTTGAATTACTAGTAGTGGCAGACGAGTCGATGGGCTATGAGGCTGTGTTAGGTAGGGATTTTatgaatttatgcaaatttaaaattgtaagtGACATttgcaaggagaaggagagtgaGACGAAAAACGagtgtgaaataaaaaatgagtgtttaggagaaaatgagtgtttagaagaaaatgagtgtgaaataaaaaatgagtgtttaggagaaaatgagtgtttagaagaaaatgagtgtgaaataaaaaatgagtgtttagaaaaaaatgagtgtGGAATAGAGAATGAGCGTTTAGGAGAATATGAGTGTGAAGTAAAAGATGAGGGTGGTAAAGAGAACGAGCATGAAGTAGAAAGTGAAGGCAAGGTAGAAAATGAGTGTTCTGCAATGGTTGAGTGTCTGGAAGACACCTGCGAGAGCGTAAAAGCCAATTCCAACGAACTTCCAAGCCAGTATCCAGACAAAGAAAACGATTGGGAGTTGAAAGTAGGGACAGATTGTAGCTAAGAACTCGCAGGACGACTTAAATACATGTTTAGGACAGCGTATGTAAACACAGAAAGACCAAACTTACCACAAACCAAGTGGGAAATGAAGTTGAATTTCGAACACGAAAAACCGTTTCATTGCCCACCTAGAATACTGTCATATAGCGAAAAAGCCGAAGTACAGAAAATGATAGACGATTACACAGAAAAAGGTTACATCAGAACCAGTGAGTCAGAATACGTTTCGCCTATAGTACTGGTAAAAAAAGAATTCGGGAGAGTTGAGACGGTGCGTCGATTATCGCACACTTAATAAAGGAATGATAAAGGACAATTACCCAACACCTCTTATAGACGACCTACTAGATAAACTGTCAGGGAAAAGACTTTTCACCAAGTTAGACCTGAAGAATGGATACTTCCACGTATTTATGCATAAAGATTCAGTTAAATACACATCGTTCACGACCCCCATGGGACAATACGAATGGTTGAGGATGCCGTTCGGGTTACGAAATGCATCGGCGGTGTTTCAAAGATTCACAAACAAGCAGCAGATTCAAAGCGAAGGGGGCCACACGTGTACGTAGACAATGATCTAGTTATGGTGAGAAATTTCGACACTCATATAGGGGTGTCTAAAAAGCTTATCCCGAAGTTCAAAGGACCTTATAAGATATCAAAGGTGTTAAAAAATGATAGGTATTTGCTAGAAGATGTAGAGGGGTTTCAACAATCAAGGATCCCGTATAAAGGAGTTTGGGCGGTGGCAAATATGAAGCCGTGGATTGAAAATGGGAATAATGCAAATGTCACAGGGAatcaaaatgaagaaaatgatTGTAATACGTAAACCACACCCAACTGTAATAAATCAACCTATCTAGAAACTAACTTAAATGTAAGGAGTTCAGGAGCACTCCGGTCAGGATGGCCGAATTGTAGCAAGAtaataattagtgaggcattcaactagtatttaaaatagcatacagcgcgcattggtatttaccgcaacatcgatacactcggcgggaaataccaatagtgagatatcggataagaaacatcgataataGAGTAAGTGcactttgtaaatggcgattgtgGGAGACAgacgcgcagctaataaaaaagagttatATCAAATCgccgggcttgtgtttttatacctagACAGTTCACCCACGCACCGATGTTGGTCACTACAATGcccgggttagacggcctacaaTAGTTATGtccatctgtccgtctgtcagtCTTGTTTGAggcctagttctcagagactatacgATCTAGAGCTACGAAATTTTGTATGAAGACTACTGTGCCCTATTCCTATGTTCTTGCTTGTTTCCCAAACATAACTGTAATGTTCTTACACGTATAGCCAAAGCCCGCAGCTGTACACGCATACATCGATGTGTACCGTTTTGCATTGGACCGTCGcatgatctttcaattcccttttggctcgacttcttttgtgGAGTGGAAGTTAGCAAAAATTTCTAGATGAAACCAACCGGacgcatagtttgtaccgccgcatCATCGACTCCGCCGCTATTCATATACATTGTACATGTGTTTTACATATTACCGTTTAATATAACCGCCAATATTAAATAaccaatataaataaataagctcaataTTAAGAAGATTATACAGTCCATTAAGTCATAACCATAGCAAatttttggtccttcgagccggatttccgtgtttgagtttattttatatacactACTGGCCAAAAAAATAAGTACATCGGTGTTGTGCTAGTTTTTAATGGAATAGCTCGGATGTTTGTAAATTTATGGATACCAATTGTTATATTTGGAAAGGTTACAGAAAGGCTAAAGAAAAGAGGTTTTCCATAAGTCttcaaaaagaaaggaaaattcTCCGGGAAATTGCGAAATGTCTTGGAAAGTCTTTTTGGTTCAGAATATTTTAAAGTCTAAAGTGCTTATTGAAAATCGAGGATGGAAGAAGAAATCTTTACAAACAACGGACACCCGCATCATCGGTCTTGCAAAAAAGGATCAGTTCATGTCTTCCAAGGCGAAATACGCTCAAATTGGGAAAGAAAAATCAGGTCTGATGGTTCGTCGGAAACTTCAATATACAGATCTAACAGGACGTATAGTCCGAAAAGTTGCCTTACTTCGAGTAAAAATTTTAAAGATGAGGCAAAAAGTCGTTGAAAATCAATTGGCATGGTCTGGGTCAGATGGGTCTTAAAAGTGGAATAAGATATTATTGAGagaccaaacaaaaataaatctttttaaTAATGACTATAGAAGATGTATACAACgagccaaaggcaaagaattCGACTTCcgatacaaaaagaaaatggtTAAGAACGGAGGCTGATGTATAGGTATCTGAGGCTATTTTTCTTGGCATGGCGTTGAGGTACATCGCATAACTGATCATGTGATCCAattcgggtataaaaagataTTGACAGACATTATACAACCTTATGCTGAGGAAAACATGCCCTTGAGATGGGTCTTCGTACCGGAAAATGACCCAAAGCACACCTCAAAGGTAGTGAAGGCATGGTTTAtggaaaaaaatgtaaacgTTATGGCTCGGCTAAGTCAGGCTCCTGACTTAAACCCATTTGGGGTGACTTTAAACGTCGAATTGGCAAAAATGCttttcgaaaagaaaaagaattgtggagaatttgtgcaaaaaacgTGGTATGAGATTCCAGTGGAGACTTGCCGAAAACTTATTGCTAGTATGCCAAGAAGAATGGCCGAAATCATCAAAAATAAGTGTGGCTATTTAGGATActattaaaagattataaattataaaaaaagtGGACAAATTTGGAGACGCTTTCAGTTTTTCGCTTTGTAGAATTgctgtacttattattttggccagcccttatttatgattttaagGTTTAATCggtcataaaatatatatttgaaatgaaaaatgcgtatgataaatatttgtataatctATTGTAgcgtgtacttattattttggccagtaGTGGACATATTGAGTGAAATCGTTGACCGCTGTTCACCATGAAGACCCTAGTTcatcgtctaattcagcaacgtgaTGTCTGCAAATCCCAAATAACTCGCGTAGCTACGGAGGCTTaagagtttgtacagtcatgtacttctgtgaaaacattagagcacaagttggaccgactggttgcaactttcaaccgctttacGGAGCTCTTTgagctggtccaatataatgatgaagatAAATACGTGAATCCGGATTTGGAaatccccgaatatgagaaaaagttctttagtgcgcatagtattTTCACCgaagccatacgtgaccggagcagtcacgataatgagcacgacaactcaaatctactgctatcgaccactgtggaacgcttatttgagggacaaactcagcttctggagaggattcgggactcatcgggaaccacagagctgcagttcgagaaaatacgcattccgacgttttcgggcagatacgaggattggtgtcagtttagtgacttgttcttaggctcagtcgacaagaagagtagtctgtccaagtgccaaaagtttcattatttgaaatcctatctggatggtgaagcgttgtctctgataaaacatattcccgtatcggatgccaattaccgggacgcatgggagaggctcgaaaatcgctacaacaagaagtcactgattgctcgttcgttcattcaaaactttctttcgttgtcaaccgcaaagggttcaaacatcgccgagttgcgtaagatagtcgacaccactgacgaaagtatacgtggtctacatgcgctgagctgcgacagccgcgatgtgtggctaatccatatcttgctctcaaagttagacccggaatgcaaggaagcgtgggccacctccagtgaatcgtgcaagacaaatgtgaccataaatgacctgttcggctttgtcttcgcccgttgcgatgcacttgagtcttgtcaagatccaaagctaatctaggatacacacacggtgctgaataaacgtcgtgcaatttctcatcatgtggacgtgccaaatacgtctgctcgtgattgtgtatattgtcacgagcaacacagtctttatgcgtgcactcaattcaaggctctggatgttgtggaccgccgcaagttcgcaagggatggtcatttgtgcttcaattgtctaagccgatctcatcaagtcaaggagtgtaattccacaaacacgtgccgtctgtgtaagctgaggcaccacactcttgttcatccagaggaCATACGCTCTGTCACGGCTTCTGCTGATGTCAATAACTCCGCTGACTCACCCGTCCGCTCGTCCAGTTTCCCTGCTGacgctgatcctgccgtggtcagccatcatacattggagaggaaattcgtggccaagagtcaggccatattgccaacgattttggccactatagtcgactcctggggcaacgagaccacctgcaggatactgttggatactggttcgactataacgatggtcgccgGATCATTTATTCATCGAATTGGATTGCCGCGCACCCAcgctcgtataccagtggttggtcttggcgcaaatcctgctggggttactagaggtcgcgccacattcacgctgctctcccgcacaagctcggtctcagtggtggtaacaagtctgattatgaacactttaacctcctcgattccagcccagaggatcgagtctaacacaccgatgtggaaaaggattcgtgatctacccttagcggaccctacatttggtaaaccaggcgaaatcgacgtgatcttagaagctgatcagctttggaacctgtacactggacaacgcaaagagtttggttctgaatatcctattgcacttcatactaattttggttgggtcattacaggcagctaccatctcagtagtgatgctcacaaccacgcactagcacatcacgcgcacgaggatctggacactttggttcgatcgttcatggacatggaacgagttcaaccaagtgacgctaccattgatgctagtgatcccgctgagcaacacttcgttcatacgcacgcccgcagaaacgatggcgtgtacatcgtccaatacccgttcaaggaatctgcccctccgatggAGGGGCCACAAGCACTACGCCGCTTTTCTTCTCTCGAGCGGAAATTTCGAAAATGTCCTGCGCTCAAACAACAGTATGTCGAGTTTATGGAGGATTATATACAACGAGGACACATGGAGGTGATTCCTTCTACTACCGTAGAAAACGGTCCCGCCAATCACAATTACTTAGCACACCACGCAGTATTTAAAGCAGATACCACGACCACGAAATGCCGAGTTGTATTCGATGGCTCTGGGGAGGACTGCAATGGATCTTCACTTAATTCACGACTAAACATCGGACCACCTATTCAAAGGGATTTACTTGGAGTATGTCTACGTTTCCGTCAACATCGCTATGTGTTTTGTACGGatattgagaaaatgtttagaGGCATCCTGGTTTCAGAAGATCACACGCAGTACCAACGGATTGTCTGGCGAAAGGAGGAGACTGCTACACTCGATCATTATCGACTACTGACCGTGACGTATGGTTTAGCGTCTTCACCATTCTTGGCGGTTCGAGTTCTCAAGCAGATCGCGCAATATCATGCCGATTTGTATccgaaggctgctgctgtgcttgtACGAGACGCGTACGTGGATGATATTCCTACTGGTTGCGATAATATCGACGATCTCATTGCACTCAAAGATGAATTAATTTTACTATTGAGCCAAGCTCAATTTAAACTTCGAAAATGGAGTTCAAACTGTTGGTCACTACTCAATTCGCTGTCAAAGGACATTTGTGAGTATAGACTTGAAGCCCTATAGGGAGATAGCCCGACTCAATATGTCAAGGTTCTTGGAATACGCTGGGACCCGGCTGTGGACGAGCTTTCCTTCAAGATGACCATTCCTGACGCTACAAGGGTTCTGACAAAACGGATTTTGCTGTCTGAGCTTGCCTAGATCTATGATCCACTAGGGTTGCTTGCCCCCACAACTGTATTTCTAAAGGTTCTCTTTCAAAATAGTTGGCTGAGCTCGGTCGAATGGATCGAATCACTACCcgcgcagctatgcgcacggtggcaacagtttgtagctgaagttcatttactggaaagctgtcgcatacctcgctacctatcctcgccacttcaagcaacggagctgcatggaTTCGTCGATGCTTCATCTCATGCGTAAGCCGCTGTcatctacagtcgcgtgagaTTCAATAATGACTATGCTGTAAAACtgatcgccgcaaaaacccgTGTTGCACCCATCAAATCTATCTCCATCCCACGACTCGAATTGAATGCCGCCCATCTTCTGTCGAAATTGATGTCTCAGGTTAAGCAAGCTCTTACTATTCCTATTTCCAGTACGtcgtgttggtcagactccAAAATTTTACTACTTTgctctcatcacccccacggacttggaacacttatgtttgtaatcgcaCTGCTGAGATTCTGGAAGCTTTCCCACGTAGCTGCTGGTAATacattcgcactgaggacaTTCCCGTGGATTGTGCATCACGCGGTCTTCTACCAAAGGATTTGGTAgaacatcaactgtggtggaatggaccaccatggctttcccaatcacatcgcacttGGCCACCTGTAAttgtatgatcaacaaagcttcctcctggtcacatctcttgcggacaATTAGCTATTGCTTTCGCTTTGTACATCGacttcgttgcaaggaccgcctgtcatcgtttttatcgtcatgggagcttcaatatgcccGATCTAGGGTAAACAAACATGTTCAGATGGAGTTctggacaagccctttctcaaaaatccaagttgattcactacactccatttgttgacgaccaaggaattctgcgcgtaggaggacgcattggaaatTCGATGGCAACCTATGAGGCAAAACATCCCATagttcttccaaaggaatcaccagtcgctgttttattagctagacaccagcacgtaacatcgttacacgctggagtcgaaTTTATGTTCCACACGTTGAACCAAAAGTACTGGATCCTTggagcccgtaacatagtccgcaaaatCGTGTTCAACTACAAGATTTATTTCCTCCAGCGTAAAGGTACGCCTTTCGCGTTTAGCCCACCCGCTGttttctacattctggattggattacgctggaccagttaccatcaagacatcagcaggtcggacaccgaagtttggcaaagcttggtttgccatctttgtttgtctgtccaccaaaacaattcatatcgagctcgtcagtgatttgacgactcctgcatttatcgccgctttcaaacgGTTTTGGTCTCGACGTGTCCCCATATCCGATTTGTACTCAGACAATCGCAgaacattccatggagccagaaaggaacggacggagatgcaacggatagctgtatctcaaagtcaggacgaggaaattgctaactttctgacgagtcaggaaatcaactggcacttcattccgccgTCTGTGGTCTTTGGGAGACaggcgtacgatctatcaaactccaccttcgccgaATAATTGGTAGCAGAGTTTTCACTTTCAAGGAATATTCAATAATTTTAACCCACATTGAAGGtttactcaactctcgcccactgtgcgcgcccagcgatcacagcttggatccccttactCCTGCTaattttcttacaggtcaacctcacatgtcggtgccggagccgtccttgttagacgtcaacattaacagactgcagcgttagagacaactgcaagccaaggttcaaggattctggaaacgttggagTCTGACTTCCGTGCAACCTCGCACGATTTGACAGCAAGAGTCCAACGACATAgccgtggacactcttgtggtactgaAGGAACCGAGTCAACCGCCTAGCAAGGggctgcttgggcgaatcaccgaagttcatcctggTCAAGACGAGAaggttcgagtggtcaccgtaAAACCAGCCCGAGGAGTTTATAAGAGACCTATAaccaaacttgctgtgcttcccttgttctgTACAGTCGTTTAGGGGGCCAGTATGTTGAGAAATTAGCCGCGTAGTTTtagttcaatgttcatgtatattacAATTGCCCTATTCATATGCTCTTGATTGTATTGCACCGGTTacgtaactatttttacgcgcatagctgtgttgttattgcttgtgtccaaaacatagctgtaatgttctcacgtATAGCTAaagcccgcagctgcacacgcatacaACGATGTGTACCGTTTTTCATTGGACCGTCGCATCGCCTGATCTTTCATTCCCTTTTGGCTGGACTTCTTTTGTCGAGTGGAAGTTAGTAAAAATTTCTAGATGAAACCAACCGGACGCAgagtttgtaccgccgcatCATCGACTCCCCCActattcatatacatacatatgtacatgtaaaACACCCTGTAatataaccaccaatattaaataagtaatataaataaataagcttaATATTCaaaagattatacagtccactaagtCATCCCAAACGGACCGACTTttgtgaaatttttttttttgcaataatTTAAATCGTGTTTTAGCGAATAGCGTTTGGTACGAGATATCAAACATATTgtataaattacataaatcataagctcaaatacatacatatatactgacAGATTACCATGTATAAAAGTAGAACCACGGCCTTTCCCGCGGCTCAAAATTTCCGTTCGTTTCTAATAGCCACATGAAATTCGTcttattttctatatttttacGACCTACCTTGGCAAAGAGGCACCAGTGACTTTATGTAACTTGAAGAGATCTACATATTGTGGAAGCTGTACAGATTGGGCCAACCAGTCTGTAGTCTGTTCAATAGTCCAGTTATGTACCTCTGATCTCAGCCAAGCTTCCCACAGCTCTTTGACCGATATATGCATGTCATCATTAAAATGAAACGCCTTTTGCCGTTTTTCATAGCCTGAGTCATACTTCAGTTCTTCCcgtaaaaactaaaaaaatataacaaacatatttaaaacaattaaaacaaagtTCATAGAAACAATGGCAAATTTTTAATAAagaacaaacaataaaatacatacgtatatatattctctgtaaaatatgaatatttaacataatatattataaattatatatataatgctttaataaaaaaagcgaataatttgtattatatgcatatacaaggttttattaatatttttatacccggtgCTCAAAGAGTATACAGGTATATtggatttgtggtaaaagtggatatGTGTAACATCCAGAAGGACACGTTTTCGacctcataaagtatatatagaGAGACTATGGGCTCGAGCACACTGtagctgaaagcggagctgatAGCTGATTTATAagctctgaaaaaacaaacacactgcACCGGTGCAAGTGCGCACATTGCAgactgagctgagctgaaagctgaaaaagcTCGCTGAAATCAGCTCAGCTTAGCTTGATCGATCAAGCATGTTCGTTTTTTCAGCAAGCTGATTGCTGATTTTGTTCAAGTGTATTGGTTCATAAGTGATCGAAAATGGGctgcaaaacatttttaagcGAAATTACGGTTAACCCAGCGCTGGGGAATAAGCGGgactattaaaaatatttgaataatagttttatttctataatttttggAAGGCGataaattgggcaaaaaagttttattatttaccaTTACCAATGTaatgtaaaaatgtaataatttgtaaaaaaaaagtaacacGAATACAAACTCAACGGAAATGTGGTTAAAATACACtaacgaaaaaaaacgaagaaaacttCCGTCTGGCTACTGTACGTGCTGTGAAGTAATAATTCATtaacaatataataataataattataatgatatcTATTGATGCCACTTAAGGAGATAGACAAAGGGAGGCAGTggttttcagctttcagcaatCAGATCAGCCGACAATGTACGCACCTGCAATCTGATTCTGCCTGAGAAAAGCTCTCAGATCAGCTGAGCTT
The sequence above is a segment of the Drosophila pseudoobscura strain MV-25-SWS-2005 chromosome X, UCI_Dpse_MV25, whole genome shotgun sequence genome. Coding sequences within it:
- the LOC117184463 gene encoding uncharacterized protein; translation: MSDLVGTEEFSAAQLRGWLESLNLPKGGSKAAMAARLNEIPVELRGQGPPAAETCENEREDEAAADQDSTKSERKEKNEKAPQAPGHNNNHGEYRAEVEMLKLQVELLKLQSEREKEGRGENTTPAANNDASVMLLNAAKDMLPTYHGNISGNNDDVTTWIAQFKAIAKVNKLKDEKLLMLLMSKLKNKALVWLHSSPEHMSLPIDQLLNVMEDTFHPKESKLLLRRKFESRSWARQRQSVAGIPHSH